Proteins found in one Paenibacillus wynnii genomic segment:
- a CDS encoding UbiX family flavin prenyltransferase: MTHSKPKSFVVGITGASGAVYGVRLTETLLSLGFTVHLVVSNAGWRVLKEELSVNISDRDGYLSEKFRDYPGSLLYHPIGDIGASIASGSFRVEGMIVMPCSMGTLSAIAAGTSDNLMTRAADVMLKEGRPLVIVPRETPLHAIHLENMLKLSRLGVRIIPAMPAFYYGPETLDDIVNFMVGKVLDSFNIEHALFRRWEG; this comes from the coding sequence ATGACCCACTCTAAACCAAAGAGCTTTGTAGTAGGAATTACAGGTGCAAGCGGTGCGGTCTATGGAGTTCGCTTAACTGAAACCCTGCTGTCTCTGGGATTTACTGTGCATTTGGTGGTTAGTAATGCGGGCTGGCGTGTACTTAAGGAAGAGCTCAGCGTTAATATCTCAGACCGGGACGGTTATTTGAGCGAAAAGTTCAGAGACTATCCCGGTTCTCTGCTGTATCACCCCATTGGTGATATTGGTGCGTCGATTGCAAGTGGCTCTTTTCGTGTGGAGGGTATGATCGTGATGCCTTGCTCAATGGGTACACTCTCCGCTATCGCTGCCGGAACCTCGGACAATTTAATGACTCGTGCGGCAGATGTGATGCTTAAGGAAGGACGGCCACTGGTGATCGTTCCCCGTGAGACACCTTTGCATGCCATACATCTTGAAAATATGCTGAAGCTTTCTCGACTAGGAGTGCGAATCATTCCGGCTATGCCAGCCTTTTATTACGGACCTGAGACTTTAGATGATATCGTCAATTTTATGGTAGGTAAGGTGCTGGACAGCTTTAATATTGAGCATGCTTTATTCCGTAGATGGGAGGGTTGA
- a CDS encoding UbiA-like polyprenyltransferase, translated as MFKKMGIFLQMIKFEHTVFALPFAFMGALLGSVVMYGSLPSWSKIGWIVIAMFGARSAAMGLNRLIDRISDARNPRTAGRAIPAGLLKAGEVVLFIAISFFLLFWAAFKLNPLSTKLLPIAVFLLVFYSFTKRFTWACHIILGLTIALAPLGGWVAVTGTVDWTAMVFYFTIVFWTAGFDIIYSCQDVEFDTKEGLYSIPVRFGVANALLIARVFHILTGIGFVSLLFITDLSWWYVAGMLIAYIILFYEHHIVSPSDLSRLQTAFFTMNGVLSIVVFSFTLIDLVVQFYK; from the coding sequence ATGTTTAAGAAAATGGGCATCTTTTTACAAATGATCAAGTTTGAACACACTGTGTTTGCCTTGCCCTTTGCTTTTATGGGGGCATTACTTGGTTCTGTTGTTATGTATGGATCATTGCCATCATGGAGCAAGATTGGTTGGATTGTAATTGCAATGTTCGGCGCTCGCAGTGCAGCCATGGGCCTGAATCGTCTGATCGACCGTATTAGTGACGCTAGAAACCCCCGGACAGCCGGGAGAGCTATTCCAGCAGGCCTTCTGAAGGCAGGAGAAGTGGTTTTGTTTATCGCGATTTCTTTCTTTTTACTATTTTGGGCTGCCTTTAAGTTAAACCCTTTATCCACTAAATTATTGCCGATTGCCGTTTTTTTACTGGTCTTCTACTCTTTTACCAAACGCTTTACTTGGGCATGTCACATTATTCTTGGCTTGACGATCGCATTGGCACCGCTTGGAGGTTGGGTGGCGGTAACAGGAACTGTCGACTGGACGGCAATGGTATTTTACTTCACGATTGTGTTCTGGACGGCGGGGTTTGATATTATCTATTCCTGCCAGGACGTTGAATTTGATACAAAGGAAGGTCTTTATTCGATTCCTGTTCGATTTGGTGTTGCTAACGCACTTTTAATCGCTCGAGTATTCCATATTCTTACCGGTATTGGATTCGTATCTCTGTTGTTTATTACCGATTTGAGCTGGTGGTATGTTGCAGGGATGCTGATTGCCTATATTATCCTTTTTTACGAGCACCATATTGTATCCCCAAGCGACTTGAGCCGTTTGCAAACCGCATTTTTTACGATGAACGGCGTGCTCAGTATTGTCGTGTTCTCTTTTACTTTGATTGACTTGGTGGTGCAGTTCTACAAATGA
- a CDS encoding demethylmenaquinone methyltransferase → MSIEKTTAASENAVKPKEQYVHSVFESIAGNYDIMNDILSFRRHKAWRKFAMKKMAMKSGDNAVDLCCGTCDWSITMAETTKTGSVIGLDFSAGMLEVGRRKVKEHRLEDRISLVQGNAMNLPFGDHSFDYATIGFGLRNVPDLVQVLNEMKRVVKPGGMVVCLELSKPTVQPFKGVYYFYFQRVLPLLGKLFAKSYEQYKWLPESLALFPDREKLAEIFRETGLHKVESYPLTGGIAALHIGRKEKLDV, encoded by the coding sequence ATGTCTATAGAGAAAACAACAGCCGCCTCAGAAAATGCTGTGAAGCCCAAAGAGCAGTACGTACACTCCGTTTTTGAGAGTATTGCGGGCAATTATGATATTATGAACGATATTTTAAGTTTTCGACGCCATAAGGCATGGCGTAAGTTCGCAATGAAGAAGATGGCTATGAAGTCAGGAGACAATGCGGTTGATTTATGCTGCGGGACTTGTGACTGGAGTATTACAATGGCGGAAACCACCAAGACCGGGTCGGTCATTGGGTTGGATTTTAGCGCTGGTATGCTCGAGGTTGGCCGTCGTAAAGTAAAAGAACACCGGCTTGAAGACCGAATTTCCCTCGTACAGGGCAACGCAATGAATCTTCCATTCGGGGATCACTCCTTTGATTATGCAACGATTGGCTTCGGACTGCGGAACGTGCCTGATCTTGTTCAGGTGCTTAACGAAATGAAGCGGGTGGTGAAACCCGGAGGCATGGTCGTATGTCTAGAGCTTTCCAAACCTACAGTTCAGCCGTTCAAAGGCGTGTACTATTTTTATTTCCAGCGCGTGCTTCCCTTACTGGGCAAGTTGTTCGCTAAGAGCTATGAACAATACAAATGGCTTCCTGAATCACTGGCTCTTTTCCCTGATCGGGAAAAGCTGGCTGAGATTTTTCGTGAAACCGGACTTCATAAGGTTGAGTCATATCCTTTAACCGGTGGCATCGCTGCATTACATATTGGACGCAAGGAGAAGTTGGATGTTTAA
- a CDS encoding heptaprenyl diphosphate synthase component 1: MKPYRIPQLAKPYTDYDMIQRHAELPPFPDVRGHLLYIFLNHGASGPQNNGELYTLVTTLVQLGLDTHEVIDRSNGDPDKDTMRSRQLKVLAGDYFSSWFYQLLAKSEQIEMVGILSTAIAELNVMKAHLYSKMRGMLLTAEQYLRHTVQLNMQLFLSFTPMIEESLADLWQSLLHEFSHCETVVMELRRSGDPAEAIDGYCYLHLLDAVTEDEKPLLQNRNMDHKDWKKLKMKYKCDSLLKDKLHQSVETIQGILQGVKDESLIKELSAALDRFLLQMKITGQAAGEG, from the coding sequence ATGAAACCGTACCGCATACCACAGCTAGCTAAACCCTATACAGACTACGATATGATTCAGCGGCATGCGGAATTGCCGCCATTTCCTGATGTCCGTGGACATTTATTATATATATTTCTCAATCATGGCGCCTCGGGCCCGCAAAACAATGGAGAATTATATACATTAGTAACCACACTTGTACAACTGGGTCTGGATACCCATGAAGTCATTGACCGTTCTAATGGCGATCCTGATAAAGATACGATGCGTTCCCGTCAGCTTAAGGTGCTTGCTGGAGATTACTTCAGCAGCTGGTTTTACCAATTACTCGCAAAAAGTGAACAGATAGAGATGGTGGGTATCCTCAGTACGGCCATTGCTGAATTAAATGTAATGAAGGCACATCTTTACAGTAAAATGCGTGGAATGCTGCTTACAGCGGAACAATATCTGCGACACACGGTACAGCTGAATATGCAGCTGTTCCTTTCTTTTACCCCAATGATTGAAGAATCCCTTGCGGATCTGTGGCAAAGTCTGCTGCATGAGTTCTCCCACTGTGAGACGGTAGTTATGGAGCTGCGCCGTAGTGGCGATCCTGCCGAAGCCATTGATGGTTACTGTTATTTGCATTTGCTGGATGCAGTGACAGAGGACGAGAAGCCCCTGTTGCAGAATCGGAATATGGACCATAAGGACTGGAAGAAACTAAAAATGAAATATAAATGTGACTCACTATTGAAGGACAAATTGCATCAATCAGTGGAGACCATTCAAGGCATACTGCAAGGTGTTAAAGATGAAAGCCTAATTAAAGAATTAAGTGCTGCGCTGGATCGATTCCTGCTCCAGATGAAAATTACGGGACAAGCTGCCGGGGAGGGTTAA
- the mtrB gene encoding trp RNA-binding attenuation protein MtrB, which produces MNENNNTGSPVPTGSDYIVVKAKENGVQVIGLTRGLDTRFHHTEKLDKGEVLIAQFTDHTSAMKIRGKAEIWTKHGQLESES; this is translated from the coding sequence ATGAATGAGAACAATAATACCGGCAGCCCCGTTCCTACTGGCAGCGATTATATCGTAGTCAAAGCGAAAGAAAACGGTGTTCAAGTAATCGGGCTGACCCGAGGTCTGGATACAAGGTTCCACCATACGGAAAAGCTGGATAAAGGCGAGGTACTCATCGCTCAATTTACCGATCATACCTCGGCAATGAAAATTCGCGGCAAAGCTGAAATTTGGACGAAACATGGACAATTGGAGAGTGAAAGCTGA
- a CDS encoding HU family DNA-binding protein gives MNKSDLINAVTEATELPKKDVTKAVDAVFEAITGALQGGDKVQLVGFGNFEVRERSARKGRNPQTGEEIEIPSSKVPAFKPGKALKDGIK, from the coding sequence ATGAACAAATCAGATTTGATCAACGCAGTAACGGAAGCAACTGAACTTCCCAAGAAAGATGTTACCAAAGCAGTAGATGCAGTATTCGAAGCCATTACGGGAGCTCTACAAGGCGGCGACAAAGTACAACTGGTTGGATTTGGTAACTTTGAAGTGCGCGAGCGTTCTGCACGTAAAGGCCGTAATCCACAAACTGGTGAAGAAATCGAAATTCCTTCGAGCAAAGTTCCGGCATTCAAACCGGGTAAAGCGCTTAAAGACGGAATCAAATAA
- the spoIVA gene encoding stage IV sporulation protein A → MEKVDIFKDIAERTGGDIYLGVVGAVRTGKSTFIKRFMETIVLPNITNEADRVRAIDELPQSAAGKTIMTTEPKFVPNNAVQIKVAEGLEVNVRLVDCVGYAVDGAKGYEDENGPRMISTPWFEEPIPFQEAAEIGTRKVIQEHSTLGVVVTTDGTIAEIPRSSYVDSEERVIAELKEVGKPFVLVINSTRPRSEEAQQLRGELAAKYDIPVMTLSAANMTEDDVTGVLREVLYEFPVHEVNVNLPSWVMVLDENHWLRSSYENSVRDTVKDIRRLRDVDRLVAQFSEYEFIDRAGLSGMNMGQGVAEIDLYAPEELYDQVLMEVVGVEIRGKDHLLQLMQEFSHAKREYDRFAEALEMVKTTGYGIAAPSLAEMALDEPELIRQGSRFGVRLKATAPSIHMIRVDVESEFSPIIGTEKQSEELVRYLMQDFENDPIKIWESDIFGRSLHSIVREGIQGKIAMMPDNARYKLQETLGRIINEGSGGLIAIIL, encoded by the coding sequence TTGGAAAAAGTGGATATTTTCAAGGACATTGCCGAGCGAACCGGCGGAGACATTTATCTTGGAGTCGTCGGCGCGGTCCGCACGGGAAAATCAACATTCATTAAACGTTTTATGGAGACGATTGTATTGCCTAACATTACGAATGAAGCAGATCGTGTACGGGCAATAGATGAGCTTCCACAAAGTGCGGCAGGCAAAACCATTATGACAACGGAACCGAAATTCGTCCCTAACAACGCTGTTCAAATCAAGGTGGCGGAAGGGCTTGAGGTGAATGTACGGCTGGTAGATTGTGTAGGCTACGCTGTAGATGGCGCCAAAGGCTATGAGGATGAAAATGGACCGCGGATGATCTCAACCCCATGGTTCGAAGAACCCATCCCGTTCCAGGAAGCAGCAGAAATCGGCACACGTAAGGTTATTCAGGAACATTCAACACTGGGAGTAGTAGTTACTACTGACGGTACGATTGCTGAGATTCCCCGTAGTTCTTATGTGGATTCTGAAGAGCGTGTGATCGCGGAGCTTAAAGAGGTCGGCAAGCCTTTCGTACTTGTCATTAACTCCACTCGACCACGCAGCGAAGAAGCACAGCAGCTTCGCGGAGAACTTGCTGCGAAGTATGATATTCCGGTTATGACGCTTAGTGCTGCGAATATGACTGAGGATGATGTTACCGGGGTACTTCGCGAGGTGCTCTATGAGTTCCCGGTACACGAGGTTAATGTTAACCTGCCTAGTTGGGTCATGGTGCTGGATGAGAATCATTGGCTGCGCAGCAGCTACGAAAACTCTGTTCGTGATACCGTTAAGGATATCCGCCGCCTGCGGGATGTAGACCGTCTTGTAGCGCAATTTTCAGAGTATGAATTCATTGACAGAGCCGGCCTAAGCGGAATGAATATGGGTCAGGGAGTAGCGGAAATTGATCTATACGCTCCAGAAGAGCTCTATGATCAAGTATTGATGGAAGTCGTAGGCGTAGAGATCCGCGGCAAGGATCACCTGCTGCAATTAATGCAGGAATTCTCGCACGCCAAACGCGAATATGACCGGTTTGCGGAAGCGCTTGAGATGGTCAAGACCACCGGCTATGGAATTGCAGCCCCTTCGCTGGCGGAAATGGCACTGGATGAACCGGAACTGATTCGCCAAGGCTCACGCTTCGGGGTACGTTTGAAAGCGACAGCCCCATCCATTCATATGATCCGTGTTGATGTAGAATCGGAGTTCTCACCGATTATCGGAACCGAGAAGCAAAGTGAAGAGCTGGTACGGTACCTGATGCAGGATTTCGAGAACGACCCGATCAAGATTTGGGAATCCGATATTTTTGGAAGATCCCTGCATTCCATAGTCCGTGAAGGCATTCAAGGTAAGATTGCCATGATGCCAGATAATGCCCGCTACAAGCTTCAGGAAACTCTTGGACGTATTATTAATGAGGGCTCAGGCGGTTTGATCGCTATTATCCTGTAA
- a CDS encoding 2Fe-2S iron-sulfur cluster-binding protein, whose amino-acid sequence MKSQQGLTVIFQPDNRKAVVPRGVTLLEAARKAGVAITTRCGGKAGCLMCKVRIEGQDAAAVRPAGDAERRKLGSLLHEGVRLACQAAVWDNVTVIVPEDPLKAAVRRKLEAARRGEEEDLW is encoded by the coding sequence ATGAAATCTCAACAGGGTTTGACCGTAATATTTCAGCCGGATAACCGAAAAGCTGTTGTGCCCCGGGGTGTGACGCTTTTAGAGGCTGCCCGTAAGGCCGGTGTAGCCATTACCACACGCTGCGGAGGTAAGGCAGGCTGTCTTATGTGTAAGGTAAGGATAGAAGGACAGGATGCGGCAGCAGTTCGTCCTGCGGGCGATGCAGAACGCCGCAAGCTCGGCAGCTTACTGCATGAGGGAGTACGTTTGGCCTGCCAGGCAGCCGTGTGGGATAATGTTACCGTTATTGTTCCTGAAGATCCCTTAAAGGCCGCAGTTCGCCGTAAGTTGGAGGCTGCACGGCGTGGAGAGGAAGAAGATTTGTGGTAG
- a CDS encoding 2Fe-2S iron-sulfur cluster-binding protein produces the protein MDGLLILKGKTVTKEVQPQQGSTLLEHALKHGVDWQNLCTRGTCARCRCYMEAGAELLEAPTKAEERRLDPEELEEGYRLACQAIIKTPGILIALNKTYF, from the coding sequence ATGGACGGATTATTAATATTAAAAGGTAAAACGGTAACCAAAGAAGTTCAGCCTCAGCAGGGCAGTACCCTTTTGGAACATGCCTTGAAGCACGGTGTGGATTGGCAAAACCTGTGTACACGCGGGACATGCGCACGCTGTCGTTGTTATATGGAGGCCGGAGCAGAGCTTCTGGAAGCTCCAACTAAAGCTGAAGAGAGACGCCTTGATCCTGAGGAATTGGAAGAAGGCTATCGCTTGGCTTGCCAGGCAATTATAAAGACACCAGGAATCCTTATAGCGCTGAACAAAACGTATTTCTAA
- a CDS encoding DUF2768 family protein, with product MDPMAKMWLSLVAILIMGVSVFLITFARSKTKGVIRVVLSVVAFVTMIIGFLGGVASIM from the coding sequence ATGGATCCAATGGCAAAAATGTGGTTGTCCCTAGTCGCAATTTTGATTATGGGAGTGTCTGTTTTTCTAATTACTTTTGCCCGCAGTAAAACAAAAGGCGTGATCAGAGTAGTATTGTCCGTAGTTGCTTTTGTAACGATGATCATTGGCTTTTTAGGCGGAGTGGCTTCTATTATGTGA
- a CDS encoding stage VI sporulation protein F — translation MSKNFSKDALNAINKKAGKNITEGAVKKLASTVKPGTMQNEAQLRQLIKQVSAMAKVPVSEDTIQDIINTVKKGGAGAGTMETLMKMMLKK, via the coding sequence GTGAGCAAAAATTTTTCCAAAGATGCGTTGAACGCCATTAACAAAAAAGCGGGTAAGAATATTACGGAAGGCGCCGTCAAAAAGCTGGCCAGTACGGTCAAGCCGGGGACGATGCAAAATGAAGCCCAGCTCCGCCAGTTAATCAAACAAGTATCTGCAATGGCTAAAGTACCTGTCAGTGAGGATACCATTCAGGATATTATCAACACGGTTAAAAAGGGCGGAGCCGGGGCAGGTACCATGGAAACGTTAATGAAAATGATGCTAAAAAAATAG
- a CDS encoding NAD(P)H-dependent glycerol-3-phosphate dehydrogenase has translation MSDKVTVLVAGSWGTALASVLAANHSEVYLWTRNSDQAAEINKSHTNDQYLPGIILPSNIVATTDMESAVAGSKAVVIVAPSSGMRQVAHSLKQYWKEDMLCVHATKGFETETMKRMSTVISEELGIAEGNVVVLSGPSHAEEVVRHCPTTVVVASPDDKAAAAAQELFINNDFRVYTNRDLIGVELAGALKNIIALGAGLSDGLGFGDNAKAALLTRGLAEISRVGVEMGANPLTFSGLAGIGDLVVTATSQHSRNWRAGSMLGKGIPLSEVLESMGMVVEGIRTTQAAYAISAKLGVQMPITDQIYHVLFKDRSPRSAVESLMGRDRKTEMEAISQETWEQWHS, from the coding sequence TTGTCTGATAAAGTCACCGTACTGGTTGCGGGCAGCTGGGGAACTGCGCTGGCAAGCGTGCTGGCGGCTAATCATTCGGAGGTTTATCTGTGGACGCGAAATTCTGATCAAGCGGCCGAGATCAATAAATCTCACACCAATGATCAATATCTGCCGGGGATTATTCTGCCATCCAACATTGTTGCAACTACGGATATGGAATCTGCTGTAGCCGGTTCTAAGGCTGTTGTGATTGTAGCGCCTTCATCGGGAATGCGTCAGGTAGCCCATAGTCTGAAACAATATTGGAAGGAAGATATGCTCTGTGTACATGCGACCAAGGGGTTCGAGACGGAAACCATGAAGCGGATGTCGACAGTAATATCCGAGGAACTTGGCATTGCTGAGGGGAACGTTGTGGTGCTCTCTGGTCCTAGTCACGCAGAGGAGGTTGTCCGACACTGTCCAACAACCGTGGTCGTCGCCTCACCGGACGATAAAGCAGCTGCAGCAGCCCAAGAATTGTTCATCAACAATGATTTCCGAGTCTATACGAATCGCGACCTCATTGGTGTAGAACTTGCCGGAGCCCTTAAAAATATAATTGCCCTCGGAGCGGGTCTTTCGGATGGGCTTGGTTTTGGTGATAACGCCAAAGCTGCGTTGCTTACACGCGGTCTGGCAGAGATATCCCGTGTCGGAGTTGAGATGGGAGCGAACCCATTGACCTTTTCCGGCTTGGCGGGGATAGGTGACCTTGTAGTAACGGCTACTAGTCAGCACAGTCGTAATTGGCGTGCCGGGTCAATGCTTGGCAAGGGAATACCGCTGTCGGAGGTACTGGAATCCATGGGAATGGTTGTTGAAGGAATTCGTACAACGCAGGCAGCTTATGCGATTTCGGCCAAATTAGGCGTGCAGATGCCGATTACCGATCAAATCTATCATGTCCTTTTCAAGGACAGAAGTCCGCGAAGTGCCGTGGAGTCATTAATGGGACGTGATCGGAAAACGGAGATGGAAGCTATTTCTCAGGAAACCTGGGAGCAATGGCATTCCTAA
- the plsY gene encoding glycerol-3-phosphate 1-O-acyltransferase PlsY, with the protein MALEFLVIVVSYLLGSVSFSVLLAKLLKGIDIRQYGSGNAGATNTLRVLGKGPAITVLLLDVLKGIAAVWLGTWIGGWGTWVAVICGVAAIIGHNWPIYFHFRGGKGIATTIGVMATLCFWPALIAGAIAIACICITRYVSLGSLIFVVLTPVILLLTDFTQPVLWTSITIALFAFWRHRTNIVKIFEGRENKIGSKAKGGDRVV; encoded by the coding sequence GTGGCACTTGAATTTCTGGTCATTGTTGTAAGCTATTTGCTTGGCTCCGTAAGCTTTAGTGTATTGCTCGCCAAGCTTCTGAAAGGAATTGACATCCGTCAGTACGGAAGCGGCAATGCCGGGGCTACGAATACGCTGCGGGTTCTGGGGAAAGGACCTGCGATAACAGTGCTCCTTCTGGATGTTCTGAAGGGGATTGCTGCTGTCTGGCTCGGAACCTGGATTGGTGGTTGGGGAACGTGGGTAGCAGTTATCTGCGGGGTCGCCGCTATTATCGGCCATAATTGGCCTATATACTTCCATTTTCGTGGCGGCAAAGGTATTGCTACTACGATCGGTGTAATGGCTACGCTTTGTTTCTGGCCTGCCCTGATCGCGGGAGCCATCGCCATCGCGTGCATATGTATAACGCGCTATGTATCGCTTGGCTCACTGATTTTTGTTGTTCTCACACCGGTTATACTTTTGCTGACCGATTTTACGCAGCCTGTGCTCTGGACTAGTATTACCATAGCACTCTTCGCGTTTTGGAGGCACCGTACCAATATTGTGAAGATATTTGAGGGTCGTGAGAACAAAATTGGCTCCAAAGCAAAAGGGGGGGACCGCGTTGTCTGA
- the der gene encoding ribosome biogenesis GTPase Der, translating into MARPVVAIVGRPNVGKSTIFNRLIGERVAIVEDKPGITRDRIYGITDWNGKSFSVIDTGGIEIDGDDTILKSIRAQAELAIEEADVIVFMCDAKSGLTNSDEEVAQLLFRSGKPIVLAINKVDNMKRTDDIYEFYSLGFGDPIGISGSHGTGLGDLLDAVTERLPELTEDAYDEDVIRVALIGRPNVGKSSLVNAILGEERVIVSEVAGTTRDAIDTPFEKDGQRYVLIDTAGMRKRGKVYESVEKYSVMRAMRAIERADVVLVVINGEEGIIDQDKHIAGYSHEAGKAAIFVVNKWDVIEKDDKTMQNFEKNVRDHFLFMSYAPVVFLSALTKQRLQKLLPVVQHVAQQHSLRITTHLVNDVVSDAVAINPPPTDKGRRLRINYVTQVAVKPPTIVVFVNDPSLMHFSYERYLENKIRAAFNFEGTPIRIFTRRKSDES; encoded by the coding sequence ATGGCAAGACCCGTTGTGGCAATCGTTGGGAGGCCTAACGTCGGTAAATCGACGATTTTTAATCGGCTGATCGGTGAAAGAGTAGCCATTGTAGAGGATAAACCGGGCATTACACGTGACCGGATATACGGTATTACAGACTGGAACGGTAAATCATTCAGTGTAATTGATACCGGAGGTATTGAAATTGACGGTGATGATACGATTCTGAAATCGATTCGTGCTCAAGCAGAGCTGGCGATTGAGGAAGCTGATGTCATCGTATTTATGTGCGACGCTAAGAGTGGACTTACGAATTCGGATGAAGAGGTAGCACAACTCTTGTTCCGTTCAGGAAAGCCTATAGTGCTTGCCATTAATAAAGTGGACAATATGAAGCGTACTGACGATATTTATGAGTTCTACAGTCTGGGGTTTGGCGATCCTATTGGTATTTCAGGAAGCCATGGCACCGGGCTCGGTGATTTGCTTGACGCAGTAACTGAGCGCCTTCCGGAGCTTACAGAAGATGCATATGATGAAGATGTTATTCGCGTTGCCTTAATCGGGCGTCCGAATGTAGGCAAATCTTCTCTAGTTAACGCAATTCTGGGGGAAGAACGCGTTATCGTTAGTGAAGTTGCAGGAACGACACGTGATGCAATTGATACTCCCTTCGAAAAAGACGGACAGCGTTATGTACTCATCGATACTGCCGGGATGCGTAAGCGCGGCAAAGTGTATGAGTCTGTAGAGAAATATAGTGTAATGAGGGCTATGCGTGCTATTGAACGTGCTGATGTTGTACTCGTTGTCATTAACGGCGAAGAAGGCATTATTGATCAGGACAAACATATTGCCGGGTATTCACATGAGGCCGGTAAAGCAGCAATATTTGTTGTGAACAAATGGGATGTCATCGAAAAAGATGATAAAACCATGCAGAATTTTGAGAAGAATGTCCGTGACCATTTCTTGTTTATGAGCTATGCCCCAGTTGTCTTCTTATCGGCTTTGACCAAGCAGCGTCTGCAAAAACTGCTTCCGGTCGTACAGCATGTAGCTCAGCAGCATTCACTGCGCATCACGACGCATTTGGTTAATGATGTTGTATCCGATGCTGTGGCTATTAATCCTCCGCCTACGGACAAAGGCCGACGCTTGCGCATTAACTATGTAACGCAAGTTGCGGTTAAACCGCCTACTATAGTGGTGTTCGTTAACGATCCTTCGCTGATGCACTTCTCCTATGAGCGCTATTTGGAGAATAAAATCCGCGCGGCATTTAATTTTGAAGGAACGCCAATCCGTATCTTTACACGGCGTAAATCCGACGAAAGTTAG